Proteins from a genomic interval of Rhizoctonia solani chromosome 12, complete sequence:
- a CDS encoding Retrotransposon gag protein, with translation MKVHPVFNVALLHKKPVDEYNRDPVPLPPVVTADGEEEYTVERILDSKKNASTPYEQRQEHRNLIANLEAHNRDLALTIEEQERLTEEKDRLLVEKEIELDNLHTSIQDATQDGRGEFTTIGTMSSLPYCTTTPGLGVMEGTSLINPQAVQDQLLHQSSSCSTVPPPPSGTATTINPPPAPTSSSSDLKFAKPNKFSGKKEDALNFIIACQAYIRAKGANQSHEEKILWVTSYFEGAAKDWVCPYKERKVFRGEAVPLLEDIDTFWAEFTKHYVDTNCNEKYWQKWNNLRQKASVQEYTCEFQQYSVSLGYSNETLRDKYYDGLKNEIKDIMLSTMFQWRCATAQQVYDKAEEIANHIESTCLSNPSIPTACALPLQPPLPLPTPLPLVHV, from the exons atgaaGGTCCACCCTGTCTTCAACGTTGCCCTGTTACACAAAAAACCAGTAGACGAGTACAACCGTGATCCAGTCCCACTTcccccagttgtcacagctgatggagaagaggagtacaCTGTAGAAaggatcctagactccaagaaa AACGCCTCAACACCATACGAACAGAGGCAAGAACATAGGAATTTAATTGCAAACCTTGAAGCACATAATCGCGACCTTGCTCTAAccattgaagagcaagaaaggctTACTGAGGAAAAAGACAGGCTATTAGTAGAAAAGGAAATTGAGCTTGACAATCTACACACATCTATCCAGGACGCtacccaagatggaagggGCGAATTCACTACTATTGGGACTATGAGTTCTTTGCCGTATTGCACGACAACGCCTGGCTTGGGCGTGATGGAAGGGACTAGCTTAATCAACCCCCAA gctgtgcaagatcagcttcttcatcaatccTCCTCTTGCTCCACAGTTCCACCCCCACCTTCTGGCACTGCCACCACTATCAATCCCCCACCTGCCCCTACATCTTCTAGCTCCGATTtgaaatttgccaagccaaACAAGTTTAGCGGCAAGAAAGAAGACGCCCTCAATTTCATTATTGCCTGCCAAGCTtatataagggcaaaaggGGCCAACCAATCCCACGAGGAAAAGATCTTGTGGGTTACATCATATTTTGAGGGAGCTGCCAAAGACTGGGTTTGCCCATAtaaagaaaggaaggtgttcagggGAGAAGCAGTTCCTCTTTTGGAAGACATTGACACTTTTTGGGCTGAGTTTACTAAGCACTATGTGGACACTAATTGCAATGAAAAATATTGGcaaaaatggaacaacttGCGGCAGAAGGCTTCAGTCCAGGAATATACTTGTGAATTCCAACAGTACTCAGTCTCTCTTGGTTATAGCAATGAGACACTGCGTGACAAGTACTATGATGGACTCAAAAATGAAatcaaggacatcatgctTTCAACAATGTTCCAGTGGCGTTGTGCTACTGCCCAACAAGTCTATGACAAGGCAGAAGAAATCGCCAATCATATTGAATCCACTTGCCTGTCCAATCCGTCTATTCCTACTGCTTGCGCCCTTCCTCTGCAAcccccacttccacttccaACTCCACTCCCACTTGTACACGTCTAA
- a CDS encoding Retrotransposable element Tf2 protein, whose amino-acid sequence MSWLRKHNPQISWEKHTLVFNLLYCSNNCLSVPAVLELKAVEEIPLPYQEFSKVFSEEESSKLPPHRPYDIAIELLPDARPRHGPIYSLGPREDAELKETIEKQLKAGLIRPSKSPMASPILFVKKKNGKLRMCVDYWRLNSMTKKNVYPLPLPQNLIEKLQGAKIFSKFDLKAGYNLVWIKEGNEWKTAFKTKYGLFEYLVMPFGLTNAPAAFQDMMNEIFRDLLDVYVIIYLDNILVFSLNEKDHEAHVQEVLKRLQDNDLFCNIEKCHFHVKKIDYLGFIISEFGIEVDQSKVTDAMNWSTPKNVKNIQEFLGFVNFYRRFIPNFGNMARPLYNLLKKDSTWRWEQAEQQSFDDLKKCLTSAPLLLQPNTTKQFYVECNASDYATGAILSQRNPEGKLAPVAYLSKSLSPAKKNYNIFDKELLAVIRAFKEWRHLLEGSELPVQVLTDHKNLEYFSTSQSLNKRQIRWANFLVDYNFQIIYRPGAQNKKADILSQRYDLEINDLIGEAIYEDKRLKEILHKLQNKEKVTDWELKEGLLWHQRKIFVPKDDTIRNLIVESRHDALAAGHPGQARTLELVSQNYYWPSLKKFVNSYVSHCETCIQSKPTNQVPVGLLKPLQIPERPWEDIAYDMIVGLPTLEGFDAIFTVINRFSKMVHFIPTHSTASAIDIANLFMSYIWKLHGLPRSTVSNRGPNFNAKFIRHLYKRLDIKPTFSTAYHPQTDGQMERIQQEVKVFICMFGNHCQSDWVSLLPIAEFALNNLKQTSTGKSPFQICYGMNPRFTIGQKLDETVPNADEHAEFLEKGYDKVKAALSLAQEKMKYFYNQRHREEEEIQVGDKVWLSHQNISTDRPSIKLSHKKLGPYLVIEKIGLHAYKLQLPHTMRIHPVFHINLLTKFHPDPHGRDPPQPAPIITEEGEEEYEVERIIDSKWKGRGKSRKLWYLVKWKGYDEGSNSWEPTDNVGNAQEALEEFYKEHPEAVGA is encoded by the exons ATGTCGTGGTTAAGAAagcacaatccccaaatatcatgggaaaaacatacacttgttttCAACTTGTTATATTGTTCCAATAACTGTCTGTCTGTACCTGCTGTCTtagaactcaaggcagtagaagaaatacCACTACCTTATCAAGAATTTTCCAAGGTCTtctctgaggaagaatcaTCCAAATTGCCACCCCACCGTCCTTACGATATCGCCATTGAGTTACTCCCGGATGCGCGACCACGACATGGTCCCATATACAGTTTAGGTCCAAGGGAGGATGCGGAACTTAAAGAAACCATTGAGAAACAACTCAAAGCAGGTTTAATCCGACCGTCTAAATCCCCTATGGCCTCTCCCatattatttgtcaaaaagaaaaatgggaagttacgcatgtgtgtggacTATTGGCGTCTGAACAgtatgaccaagaaaaacgtctatcccctgcccttgccacagaatctcattgagaaattacaaggtgctaaaatctttagcaaatttgatCTCAAGGCAGGATATAATTTAGtctggatcaaggaaggcaatgaatggaaaacagccttcaagacaaaatacggactatttgaatacttggttatgccttttggattgaCAAATGCGCCGGCGGCTTTTCAGGACATGATGAACGAAATATTCCGGGATCTTTTAGATGTTTATGTCATCATTTACTTAGACAACATTCTAGTTTTCTCTCTAAATGAAAAGGATCATGAAGCCCATGTACAAGAAGTGCTCAAAAGACTACAAGACAACGACCTCTTCTGTAATATTGagaaatgccatttccacgtcaagaAAATTGATTACTTAGGGTTTATTATATCCGAATTTGGCATAGAAGTGGATCAGTCTAAAGTTACAGACGCTATGaattggtcaacacctaagaatgtcaagaatattcaagaattcttaggatttgtaaATTTTTACAGACGATTTATTCCCAACTTTGGTAATATGGCACGACCTCTGTACAACCTGCTCAAAAAAGACAGTACTTGGAGATGGGAACAGGcggaacaacaatcctttgaTGATCTAAAAAAATGTCTTACGTCAGCACCTTTGCTTTTACAGCCCAACACTACAAAACAATTCTATGTGGAATGCAATGCATCCGACTACGCAACAGGAGCCATATTATCTCAGCGCAACCCTGAAGGGAAACTGGCCCCTGTAGCAtatctatcaaaatccctgtCACCCGCCAAAAAGAACTACAATATTTTTGACAAAGAATTGCTAgcagtcattagggcatttaaagaatggcgccatttgTTGGAAGGATCAGAATTACCAGTTCAAGTTCTAACGGATCAcaagaacttggaatacttttCCACATCTCAATCCCTGAATAAACGGCAAATCAGATGGGCCAACTTCTTAGTCGACTATAATTTCCAAATCATCTACAGACCTGGGGCACAGAATAAAAAGGCGGACATCCTCTCACAACGCTATGAttta GAAATTAATGATCTAATTGGCGAAGCAATTTATGAGGACAAACGTCTTAAAGAGATCTTGCACAAGCttcagaacaaggaaaaagtCACAGATTGGGAACTAAAGGAGGGGTTACTATGGCATCAAAGGAAAATCTTTGTACCAAAGGATGACACCATCAGGAACCTCATTGTGGAATCTAGGCATGACGCATTGGctgcaggacatccaggacaagccaGGACATTAGAACTTGTCTCACAaaattactattggccatcCCTAAAAAAATTTGTCAACTCTTACGTCAGCCATTGTGAAACCTGCATTCAATCCAAACCcacaaatcaagtacctgtaGGCTTGTTAAAACCATTACAAATTCCGGAACGCCCTTGGGAAGATATAGcttatgatatgattgtgggactacCAACGTTGGAAGGATTTGATGCAATATTCACAGTCATCAACAGATTCTCTaaaatggttcattttatTCCTACCCATTCCACAGCATCTGCTATTGATATAGCCAACCTCTTTATGTCGTACATATGGAAATTGCACGGACTACCCAGGAGTACAGTATCCAATAGGGGCCCCAACTTCAACGCCAAGTTTATCAGACACTTGTATAAAAGATTGGATATCAAACCTACTTTTTCCACAGCTTATCATCCCCAAACTGATGGTCAAATGGAGCGGATCCAACAGGAAGTCAAAGTTTTTATTTGCATGTTTGGAAATCATTGCCAATCCGATTGGGTCTCACTATTACCCATAGCAGAATTTGCCCTCAACAATCTGAAACAAAcatcaacaggcaaatcacCTTTTCAAATATGCTATGGGATGAACCCACGATTTACTATTGGACAAAAATTAGATGAAACAGTTCCCAATGCAGACGAACATGCAGAatttctggaaaaaggctacGACAAAGTCAAAGCAGCATTATCTTTAGCACAAGAAAAAATGAAATATTTCTACAACCAACGGcacagggaagaagaagaaatccaagtaGGGGATAAAGTTTGGTTAAGCCATCAGAACATATCTACTGATAGGCCGTCCATCAAACTTAGCCATAAAAAGTTAGGCCCCTACCTAGtgattgagaaaattggattGCACGCATACAAGCTACAACTACCTCACAcaatgcgcatacacccagttTTCCATATCAATCTCCTAACCAAATTTCACCCCGATCCCCATGGCCGcgatcctcctcaacctgcaccaattatcacagaagaaggtgaagaggaatacgaagTAGAAAGAATCATAGacagcaaatggaaaggacgGGGGAAATCAAGAAAACTCTGGTACCTAGTCAAGTGGAAAGGTTATGACGAAGGAAgtaactcatgggaaccaacAGACAATGTGGGGAATGCTCAAGAAGCCTTAGAGGAATTTTATAAGGAACATCCTGaggcagttggagcttga
- a CDS encoding Zinc finger, CCHC-type, with protein MIPFPSLKKDERPAAAAPVKPIVAPVPVLATSKGPGPTDLDGRGFANLTCHVCGRKGHFARNCPSKPMSGHVANVKWSWERPKEENRIEVVSDEEESGKGKAKVD; from the coding sequence ATGATCCCATTCCCCTCCCTAAAAAAGGATGAGCGCCCTGCAGCGGCCGCCCCAGTTAAACCAATTGTTGCCCCTGTCCCGGTGTTAGCCACAAGCAAGGGTCCAGGCCCCACggatcttgatggaaggggtTTTGCAAATCTAACCTGCCATGTGTGCGGCAGAAAGGGCCATTTTGCACGCAACTGTCCCtctaagcccatgtctggacatgtggctaatgtcaaatggtcttgggaaaggcctaaagaagaaaatagaattgaagttgtctctgatgaggaagagtcgggaaaaggaaaagccaaggttgactaa
- a CDS encoding Retrotransposon-derived protein PEG10 yields MEPELSPAALLEAITALHATVRSLQDQIHNQGQQLEELKAICKETADLVSNKDQGGTQAQPGPLTGPITPPTQLGGEANTPGTTVKGNRLQFRRGRGTQKGSQKEPCNTPRSLSSLTPFDSGSSIKQPKMELPDPYKGDTRGCKATQWLDRMLLWVALHCDQFNKEEQMVVWILYHMTDKAADWVLPIIGAIIKGKGNPPTTILALMSRFKEAFANPNAKRAAARKIATLTQTTTTSEYSTKFCNLMAELDWNKEVYIAQFTRGFHWKVKELLSTKDNIPNDLEAIIAASIKINNTCQENEENQPKKQPAKSLATVATSTSTTTQWVHLLEDPNYITPEERDHCCTSGLCVKCGQKGHGIKQCPNGWKATLKEVAKFAKVFGEEEFKVLSPHREYDIAIDLFPDAKLSPGPIYGMTDAESKALKQHIDKELKTGKIRPSTSSAGTPVMFVKKADGSLRLVVDYQKLNKVTHKNMYPLPRQDNLMAKLRHAKMLL; encoded by the exons atggaaccagagctgtCCCCTGctgctctccttgaggctatcacagccctccaTGCCACAGTCaggtccttgcaggaccaaatccacaatcaaggccaacagcttgaAGAACTtaaggccatatgcaaggaaaccgctGACCTTGTCAGCAACAAAGATCAAGGAGGCacccaagcccagcctggcccattgactgggcctatcacccctcctacccaatTGGGGGGAGAAGCAAACACTCCAGGAAct ACCGTCAAGGGGAACAGGTTACAattcagaagaggaagaggaactcAGAAGGGCTCCCAAAAAGAGCCTTGCAATACGCCtaggagcctcagctcccttaccccctttgattcaGGGTCCTCCATTAAacaacccaagatggagCTACCGGACCCCTACAAAGGGGACACCAGAGGATGCAAGgccacccagtggctagacaGGATGCTCCtttgggtagccctccattGTGACCAATTCAacaaggaggaacaaatggttgtgtggatcctctaccacatgactgaTAAGGCTGCTGATTGGGTGCTCCCCATCATAGGGGctattatcaagggcaaagggaaccctcctaccaccatcctgGCCTTAATGTCCagattcaaggaggcatttgccaACCCCAATGCCAAAAGGGCGGCTGCCAGAAAAATTGCCACGCTGACTCAGACAACAACCACATCTGAGTACTCCACCAAGTTCTGCAACCTTATGgcggaactggactggaacaaggaggtgtacattgcccagttcacgcgTGGCTTCcattggaaggtcaaggagctCCTGTCCACTaaggacaacattcccaATGACTTGGAGGCTATCATTGCCGCCTCCATCAAGATCAACAACACTTGCCAGGAGAATGAGGAGAATCAGCCAAAAAAGCAGcctgccaagtccctggCTACTGTGGCCActtccacttccaccaccacccaatGGGTCCACCTATTGGAGGATCCCAACTACATCACAccagaggaaagggaccACTGCTGCACATCAGGGCTTTGCGTGAAGTGTggccaaaaagggcatggcatcaaacagtgccctaaTGGATGGAAGGCAACACTCAAGGAAGTTGCCAAG tttGCTAAGgtgtttggagaagaagagttcaaggtACTTTCACCCcatagggaatatgacattgccaTTGACCTTTTTcctgatgccaaactctcccctggCCCAatctatggcatgactgatgcggaatccaaggcgcttaaacaacatattgacaaagagctaaaaacaggcaagatccgccctagtacctcctcagcaggcaccccagtcatgtttgtgaaaaAGGCTGATGGTTCTCTaaggctggttgtggattatcaAAAGCTCAACAAAGTAACCCACAAGAACATgtacccactcccaagacaggacaacctcatggcaaaactaagacatgccaagatgttgttatag